A window of the Syntrophobacterales bacterium genome harbors these coding sequences:
- the cdhC gene encoding CO dehydrogenase/CO-methylating acetyl-CoA synthase complex subunit beta — protein sequence MSKIIAAAAIRGAHKIVERAEKDYQMALEKWGPEHEVGFPDTAYYLPTIYAILGIPVKTMTDIKPVLDRCRALLPPFVKEKNPLPYLAPALDAGMATFFAEEIIEAIRYLEAPDFYTKQEDVLPDNIWLGAANDVIFRKRGVEFVDGTAPGFAAIVGAAPTPEIAAKIAIELQEKNLYIFMAAENNGVRFSEQLVEAGVQIGWPTRLVSYGPDITAAVFAIGFACRVAMSFGGVKPGDFRKNLLYNKDRTFAFVMPMGFVSDEWYANAAGAVNFGFPTIADTPIPEILPTGVCTYEHVVSNIPHEHIVQKAIEVRGLKVNVTSVPIPLSYGPAFEGERVRGEDIFLEMGGGRTHAVEFVTSKRLDEVEDGKVEVIGPDVDSITETPARLPLAMVVEVAGRKMQDDFEPILERQVHHLINYAQGIMHIGQRDIAWVRIGKSAIQKGFKLADLGKILHAKFHQDFGAIFDKAQVKIITDAKLVEEMLALARETYAKRDKRIEGMTDETTDPFYSCTLCQSFAPNHVCIVSPERTGLCGAYNWMDCKASNEINPTGPNQPVPKGEIINEQLGQWVGTNDFAVKSSHGNYDKVSMYSMMQDPMTTCGCCECLAAVLPSCNGFMTVNRDYMGMTPCGMKFSTLAGSAGGGTQTPGFLGHSKYNIIQKKFLSADGGLARMVWMPKIYKDEFYDRLKARGEEMGIPDFVDMIADETIGTTEEEILPFLEEKKHPALEMPSVLEL from the coding sequence CGAAAAGTGGGGGCCGGAGCATGAGGTTGGTTTTCCCGATACCGCCTATTACCTGCCGACGATCTACGCCATTCTCGGCATTCCCGTCAAGACGATGACGGATATAAAACCGGTTTTGGATCGCTGCCGCGCCTTGCTGCCGCCCTTTGTCAAGGAGAAAAACCCGCTGCCGTACCTGGCGCCGGCCCTGGACGCCGGGATGGCGACATTCTTCGCCGAGGAAATTATCGAAGCGATCCGCTACCTGGAGGCGCCCGATTTCTACACCAAGCAGGAGGATGTACTTCCCGACAACATCTGGCTGGGGGCAGCCAATGATGTCATCTTCCGCAAGCGGGGCGTTGAGTTCGTTGACGGCACCGCGCCTGGTTTTGCGGCCATTGTAGGGGCGGCCCCCACGCCGGAGATCGCGGCGAAAATCGCCATCGAGCTGCAGGAGAAAAACCTGTATATCTTTATGGCGGCAGAAAACAACGGTGTGCGCTTTTCAGAGCAGCTCGTCGAGGCCGGCGTTCAGATCGGCTGGCCGACGCGTCTGGTCTCCTACGGGCCGGACATTACCGCGGCCGTTTTCGCGATTGGTTTTGCCTGCCGCGTCGCCATGTCGTTTGGCGGAGTCAAGCCGGGCGATTTCCGCAAAAACCTGCTTTATAACAAGGATCGTACCTTTGCCTTCGTCATGCCGATGGGGTTTGTCAGTGACGAGTGGTATGCCAATGCCGCCGGGGCGGTCAATTTCGGATTCCCGACCATTGCCGATACGCCGATTCCGGAGATTTTGCCGACAGGCGTATGTACTTATGAACACGTCGTCTCCAATATTCCCCATGAACATATCGTCCAGAAGGCGATCGAGGTCAGAGGTCTCAAGGTCAATGTGACGTCGGTGCCGATTCCCCTCTCCTACGGGCCGGCATTCGAGGGCGAGCGCGTCCGCGGCGAGGACATCTTTCTCGAGATGGGCGGCGGCCGTACCCATGCCGTTGAGTTTGTCACTTCCAAGCGGCTTGACGAGGTGGAGGACGGCAAGGTAGAGGTTATCGGTCCGGATGTTGACTCCATCACGGAGACGCCGGCCAGACTGCCGCTTGCCATGGTAGTGGAGGTGGCAGGCCGGAAGATGCAGGATGACTTCGAGCCGATCCTGGAGCGGCAGGTTCACCACCTGATCAACTACGCCCAGGGGATCATGCACATCGGCCAGCGCGACATAGCCTGGGTGCGCATCGGGAAAAGCGCGATTCAGAAGGGCTTCAAGCTCGCCGATCTCGGCAAGATTCTGCATGCAAAATTTCATCAGGATTTCGGCGCCATTTTCGACAAGGCCCAGGTGAAGATCATCACCGACGCCAAACTGGTCGAGGAAATGCTGGCCCTGGCAAGAGAAACTTATGCGAAGAGGGATAAAAGGATCGAGGGGATGACCGATGAAACGACCGATCCGTTTTACTCCTGCACCCTCTGCCAGTCCTTTGCCCCCAACCACGTCTGCATTGTTTCCCCGGAGCGGACCGGTCTTTGCGGCGCTTACAACTGGATGGACTGCAAGGCCTCCAATGAGATCAACCCGACCGGCCCCAACCAGCCGGTGCCGAAGGGAGAAATTATCAATGAGCAGCTTGGACAATGGGTAGGCACCAACGACTTTGCCGTCAAATCATCTCATGGCAATTACGACAAGGTGAGCATGTACAGCATGATGCAGGATCCAATGACGACCTGCGGCTGCTGTGAGTGTCTGGCGGCGGTACTTCCTTCCTGTAACGGCTTCATGACGGTAAATCGCGACTATATGGGGATGACCCCCTGTGGGATGAAGTTTTCGACGCTGGCCGGCTCGGCTGGTGGCGGGACGCAGACGCCGGGATTCCTGGGCCACAGCAAATACAATATCATTCAGAAAAAATTTCTCTCGGCGGACGGCGGGCTGGCCCGGATGGTCTGGATGCCGAAGATCTACAAGGACGAGTTTTATGACCGCCTGAAGGCGCGCGGCGAAGAGATGGGCATCCCGGATTTTGTTGATATGATTGCGGATGAAACAATTGGCACTACGGAAGAGGAGATTCTGCCCTTCCTTGAGGAAAAGAAACACCCGGCGCTGGAAATGCCGTCGGTATTGGAACTCTAA